One genomic segment of Dysosmobacter sp. Marseille-Q4140 includes these proteins:
- the carB gene encoding carbamoyl-phosphate synthase large subunit has translation MPLDKRIKKVLVIGSGPIVIGQAAEFDYAGAQACRILKDAGVEVVLCNSNPATIMTDQAMADEIYLEPLTVETVKRIIKKEKPDSILAGLGGQTGLTLAMQLDKEGFLEAQGVRLLGTDAAAISRAEDRELFKEAMAEINQPVIASDIAETVEGALEVAERIGYPVIVRPAFTLGGAGGGAANNADELRIIAGTGLDASPITQVLVEKAIFGWKEIEFETMRDGVGNVIAVCSMENLDPVGVHTGDSIVVAPTQTLADKEFQMLRKASLDIITHLGIVGGCNVQLALNPDSFEYAVIEVNPRVSRSSALASKATGYPIAKITTKIALGYTLDEIKNDITGKTCACFEPTLDYIVVKMPKWPFDKFADASRTLGTQMKATGEVMAIAPGFEMALMKAVRGAEIGMDTLNRKADDGAPIRERLERVDDHRLFTVFEALKSGVSVEEIHAITKIDPWFLSKIKHLADFEATLSGDLTEVQYETGKRLGYTDEALARLSGGKLPAHRDAVYKMVDTCGAEFDAETPYFYSSYDRFCESRTFPRSGRPVIMVLGSGPIRIGQGIEFDYSSVHCVWTLKELGYDVVIVNNNPETVSTDYDTADRLYFEPLCPEDVMHIIAVEQPIGVVVAFGGQTAIKLTKYLDSHGVRIMGTSAESIDMAEDRERFDALLERFSIKRPQGRGVLGMDEALAAAHELGYPVLLRPSYVIGGQNMVIAHNDEDVRTYMEVILSGKIENPVLVDQYLMGKELEVDVISDGTDVLIPGVMQHIERTGVHSGDSIAVYPPFSIGDKMLKVIIDCSEKLALSLGTRGLINIQYLIYQGELYVIEVNPRASRTVPYISKVTGVPMVDLATRVMVGQSLRSLGYGTGLYRQPPYVAVKVPVFSFEKITDANASLSPEMKSTGEVLGLGKNMQEALFKGLVSAGYKVEKETRGGVLISVNRRDQPEIVGIARKLDEMGYKLYATERTAFEISRLGTDVEVVGKLGQDNRVFQLLEDGKIDYVILTGSTEPSYIRDFIRLNHRCVQLGIPCLTSLDTAGALTDILQSRYNQTNTELIDICHLRTERRKLRFAKMQTCGNDYIFLENFDGDITCPESLCVTFCDRHYGIGADGIILMEHSRKADARMRMFNADGSVGAMAGNALRCMAKYLYDFGFVRKEAMTIETDTGVKSVEVYTADGKVTSACVDMGYATLDTTALHLNLPEKKIVDYPVSIGGEKYSITCVDMGNPHCVVFCPRVDGVDVEHVGPQFEHAPYFPDRINTEFIRVVNPSTIKMRVWERGSGETLACGTGACAAVVAATANNLCAKDSDVTVRVRGGDLIVHYTDEHVTLTGDAKLVYTGEAEY, from the coding sequence ATGCCCCTGGATAAGCGCATCAAAAAGGTCCTGGTGATCGGCTCCGGTCCCATCGTCATCGGCCAGGCGGCGGAGTTCGACTACGCCGGCGCCCAGGCCTGCCGCATCCTCAAGGACGCCGGGGTGGAGGTGGTCCTGTGCAACTCCAACCCCGCCACCATCATGACCGACCAGGCCATGGCGGACGAGATCTATTTGGAGCCTCTGACGGTGGAGACCGTCAAGCGCATCATCAAGAAGGAGAAGCCCGACTCCATCCTGGCGGGCCTGGGCGGCCAGACGGGACTGACGCTGGCCATGCAGCTGGACAAGGAGGGCTTTCTGGAGGCCCAGGGCGTCAGGCTCCTGGGCACCGACGCCGCCGCCATCTCCCGGGCGGAGGACCGGGAGCTCTTTAAGGAGGCCATGGCGGAGATCAACCAGCCGGTCATCGCCTCGGACATCGCCGAGACCGTGGAGGGCGCATTGGAAGTGGCGGAGCGCATCGGCTATCCCGTCATCGTGCGGCCCGCCTTCACCCTGGGCGGCGCCGGCGGCGGCGCGGCCAACAACGCCGACGAGCTGCGCATCATCGCCGGCACCGGCCTGGACGCCTCCCCCATCACCCAGGTGCTGGTGGAGAAGGCCATCTTCGGCTGGAAGGAGATCGAGTTTGAGACCATGCGGGACGGCGTGGGCAACGTGATCGCCGTGTGCTCCATGGAGAACCTGGACCCGGTGGGCGTCCACACCGGCGACTCCATCGTGGTGGCTCCCACCCAGACCCTGGCGGACAAGGAGTTCCAGATGCTGCGCAAGGCCTCCCTGGACATCATCACCCACCTGGGGATCGTGGGCGGGTGCAACGTGCAGCTGGCATTGAACCCCGACAGCTTCGAGTACGCCGTCATCGAGGTCAACCCCCGGGTCAGCCGGTCCTCGGCCCTGGCCTCCAAGGCCACCGGCTACCCCATCGCCAAGATCACCACCAAGATCGCCCTGGGCTACACCCTGGACGAGATCAAAAACGACATCACCGGCAAGACCTGCGCCTGCTTCGAGCCCACCCTGGACTATATCGTGGTGAAGATGCCCAAGTGGCCCTTCGACAAGTTTGCCGACGCCAGCCGCACCCTGGGCACCCAGATGAAGGCCACCGGCGAGGTCATGGCCATCGCCCCCGGCTTCGAGATGGCGTTGATGAAGGCCGTCCGGGGCGCCGAGATCGGCATGGACACCCTAAACCGCAAGGCCGACGATGGCGCTCCCATCCGGGAGCGTCTGGAGCGGGTGGACGACCACCGGCTCTTCACCGTGTTCGAGGCCCTCAAGTCCGGCGTCAGTGTGGAGGAGATCCACGCCATCACGAAGATCGACCCCTGGTTCCTCTCCAAGATCAAGCATCTGGCGGACTTTGAGGCGACCCTCTCCGGGGATCTGACGGAGGTGCAGTACGAGACCGGCAAGCGCCTGGGCTACACCGACGAGGCCCTTGCCCGCCTCTCCGGCGGGAAGCTCCCCGCCCACCGGGACGCCGTTTACAAGATGGTGGACACCTGCGGTGCCGAGTTCGACGCCGAGACCCCCTACTTCTATTCCTCCTACGACCGCTTCTGCGAGTCCCGGACCTTCCCACGGTCCGGTCGGCCGGTCATCATGGTGCTGGGCTCCGGTCCCATTCGCATCGGCCAGGGCATCGAGTTCGACTACTCCTCCGTCCACTGCGTGTGGACGCTGAAGGAGCTGGGCTACGACGTGGTCATCGTCAACAACAACCCCGAGACCGTCTCCACCGACTACGATACCGCCGACCGGCTGTACTTCGAGCCCCTCTGCCCGGAGGACGTCATGCACATCATCGCCGTGGAGCAGCCCATCGGCGTGGTGGTGGCCTTCGGCGGCCAGACGGCCATCAAGCTGACAAAGTATCTGGACAGCCACGGCGTGCGCATCATGGGCACCTCCGCCGAGTCCATCGACATGGCGGAGGACCGGGAGCGGTTCGACGCCCTGCTGGAGCGCTTTTCCATCAAGCGGCCCCAGGGCCGGGGCGTCCTGGGCATGGACGAGGCTCTGGCGGCGGCCCATGAGCTGGGCTACCCCGTGCTGCTGCGGCCCTCTTACGTCATCGGCGGCCAGAACATGGTCATCGCCCACAACGACGAGGACGTGCGCACCTACATGGAGGTCATTCTCTCCGGGAAGATCGAAAACCCCGTGCTGGTGGACCAGTACCTGATGGGCAAGGAGCTGGAGGTGGACGTGATCTCCGACGGCACCGACGTGCTGATCCCCGGCGTCATGCAGCACATCGAGCGCACCGGCGTCCACTCCGGCGACTCCATCGCCGTGTACCCGCCCTTCTCCATCGGCGACAAGATGCTGAAGGTCATCATCGACTGCTCCGAGAAGCTGGCCCTCTCCCTGGGCACCCGGGGCCTCATCAACATCCAGTACCTGATCTACCAGGGCGAGCTGTACGTCATCGAGGTCAACCCCCGGGCCAGCCGCACCGTGCCCTATATCTCCAAGGTCACCGGCGTGCCCATGGTGGACCTGGCCACCCGGGTCATGGTGGGCCAGAGCCTCAGGTCCCTGGGCTACGGCACCGGCCTCTACCGCCAGCCGCCGTATGTGGCGGTCAAGGTGCCCGTGTTCTCCTTTGAGAAGATCACCGACGCCAACGCCTCCCTCTCCCCGGAGATGAAGTCCACCGGCGAGGTGCTGGGCCTGGGCAAGAACATGCAGGAGGCATTGTTCAAGGGCCTGGTCTCCGCCGGCTACAAGGTGGAGAAGGAGACCCGGGGCGGCGTGCTGATCTCCGTCAACCGCCGGGACCAGCCGGAGATCGTGGGCATCGCCCGGAAGCTGGACGAGATGGGCTACAAGCTCTATGCCACCGAGCGCACCGCCTTTGAGATCTCCCGCCTGGGCACCGACGTGGAGGTGGTGGGCAAGCTGGGCCAGGACAACCGGGTGTTCCAGCTGCTGGAGGACGGGAAGATCGACTATGTGATCCTCACCGGTTCCACGGAGCCCAGCTACATCCGGGACTTCATCCGCCTGAACCACCGCTGCGTCCAGCTGGGCATCCCGTGCCTGACCAGCCTGGACACGGCGGGCGCCCTGACGGACATCCTCCAGAGCCGCTACAACCAGACCAACACGGAGCTCATCGACATCTGCCACCTGCGGACGGAGCGGCGGAAGCTGCGCTTCGCCAAGATGCAGACCTGCGGCAACGACTACATCTTCCTGGAGAACTTCGACGGGGACATCACCTGCCCCGAGTCCCTCTGCGTCACCTTCTGCGACCGGCACTACGGCATCGGCGCCGACGGCATCATCCTCATGGAGCACTCCCGGAAGGCCGACGCCCGGATGCGGATGTTCAACGCCGACGGCTCCGTGGGTGCCATGGCCGGCAACGCCCTGCGCTGCATGGCCAAGTACCTCTATGACTTCGGGTTCGTCCGCAAGGAGGCCATGACCATCGAGACCGACACCGGCGTCAAGTCCGTGGAGGTCTACACCGCCGACGGCAAGGTCACCTCCGCCTGCGTGGACATGGGCTACGCCACATTGGACACCACGGCGCTGCACCTGAACCTGCCGGAGAAGAAGATCGTGGACTATCCCGTCTCCATCGGCGGGGAGAAGTACTCCATTACCTGCGTGGACATGGGCAACCCCCACTGCGTGGTGTTCTGCCCCCGGGTGGACGGCGTGGACGTGGAGCACGTGGGCCCGCAGTTCGAGCACGCCCCCTATTTCCCCGACCGGATCAACACGGAGTTCATCCGGGTGGTGAACCCCAGCACCATCAAGATGCGGGTCTGGGAGCGGGGCAGCGGCGAGACCCTGGCCTGCGGCACCGGCGCCTGCGCGGCGGTGGTGGCGGCCACGGCCAACAACCTCTGCGCCAAGGACAGCGACGTCACCGTCCGTGTCCGGGGCGGCGACCTGATCGTCCACTACACCGATGAGCATGT
- a CDS encoding carbamoyl phosphate synthase small subunit — protein sequence MKTGYLVLQDGQVFEGYRFGAPGDTVGELVFTTGMCGYIETLTDPSYAGQIVLQTYPLMGNYGIIREDFEGACCVKGYVVREWCEAPSNFRCDCDLDTYLKEQGVPGLWGVDTRQLTRIIREHGVMNAAICDEVPADLTPVKTYAVTGVVEAVTCGAAAELPAEGEAKFRVSLIDYGAKRNIARELQRRGCAVTVVPATASAEEILAAGPDGVMLSNGPGDPAENTYQIDQIKKLLGKVPVFGICLGHQLTALALGGTTYKLKYGHRGVNQPVRDLAGTRTYITSQNHGYAVDSDSVKVGRVRFANANDGTCEGIDYPELNAFTVQFHPEACTGPKDTSFLFDRFVEMMKGGDR from the coding sequence ATGAAAACAGGCTATCTGGTGCTGCAGGACGGCCAGGTGTTTGAGGGCTACCGGTTCGGTGCCCCCGGGGACACCGTGGGCGAGCTGGTGTTCACCACCGGCATGTGCGGCTACATCGAGACACTGACGGACCCCAGCTACGCGGGGCAGATCGTTTTGCAGACTTATCCCCTGATGGGCAACTACGGCATCATCCGGGAGGACTTTGAGGGCGCGTGCTGCGTCAAGGGCTACGTGGTACGGGAGTGGTGCGAGGCGCCGTCCAACTTCCGGTGCGACTGCGATCTGGACACGTACCTGAAGGAGCAGGGGGTCCCGGGCCTCTGGGGCGTGGACACCCGGCAGCTGACGAGGATCATCCGGGAGCACGGCGTCATGAACGCCGCGATCTGCGACGAGGTCCCGGCGGACCTCACGCCGGTCAAGACCTACGCCGTCACCGGCGTGGTGGAGGCCGTCACCTGCGGCGCGGCGGCAGAGCTGCCGGCGGAGGGGGAGGCGAAATTCCGCGTCAGCCTCATCGACTACGGCGCCAAGCGCAACATCGCCCGGGAGCTCCAGAGGCGGGGCTGCGCCGTGACGGTGGTGCCCGCCACCGCCTCGGCGGAGGAGATCCTGGCGGCCGGGCCCGACGGGGTGATGCTCTCCAACGGCCCCGGGGACCCGGCGGAGAACACCTATCAGATCGACCAGATCAAAAAGCTCCTGGGCAAGGTCCCGGTGTTCGGTATCTGCCTTGGGCACCAGCTGACGGCCCTGGCCCTGGGCGGGACCACCTACAAGCTCAAATACGGCCACCGGGGGGTCAACCAGCCGGTCCGGGATCTGGCGGGGACGCGGACCTACATCACCAGCCAGAACCACGGCTACGCCGTGGACTCCGACAGCGTGAAGGTGGGCAGGGTCCGCTTCGCCAACGCCAACGACGGCACCTGCGAGGGCATCGACTACCCGGAGCTGAACGCCTTTACGGTCCAGTTCCACCCGGAGGCCTGCACGGGCCCCAAGGATACCAGCTTTCTCTTTGACCGGTTTGTGGAGATGATGAAGGGAGGTGACCGGTAA